The following is a genomic window from Streptomyces chrestomyceticus JCM 4735.
CGAACGGGTACTCACTCGTTCGCCACGTGCTGTTCGACCGCGCGGGGATGTCGCTGGACCAGCGGGTCGAGGAGCTCGGCCGGACGCTCGGCGAGGAACTGCTGGAGCCCACGAAGATCTACTCGCTGGACTGCCTGGCGCTGACCCGCACGGCCGAGGTGCACGCGTTCTCGCACATCACTGGCGGCGGCCTGGCCAACAACCTGGCCCGGGTGATCCCGGACGGCCTGCACGCCACGGTCGACCGGTCCACCTGGACCCCGGACCCGATCTTCGACCTGGTCGGCACGGCCGGTGACGTGGAACGGCTGGAACTGGAGAAGACCCTGAACATGGGCGTCGGCATGATGGCCGTCGTACCGCAGGAGTCGGTGGACGTGGCGCTGGCCACCCTCGCGGACCGCGGCGTGGACGCCTGGGTCAGCGGCGAGATCGTCGAGCGTGGTGACCACACCGAGGCAGTGACCCTGACCGGTGACTACGCTGCCTGACCCGGCCGCCCGCAGGGCAGCACAGAACCCGGTCCGAGGTGACTACCCCGGACCGGGTCCGTGGAAATGCTGTGCACACCGTGCACGCACGACAGAAGAGACGTCGTACGTCAGGCGCGACGACGCTGCTGGGACGAGTTGCCCTCGTCCTCGTCATCGTCGTCTCGGTTGTAAAGGTCGGCGTACCGCGCGTACGGGTCGTCGTCCTCGTCATCCTCGAACGGCTCGCCGTTCGGCGGCTGCTGCTGTGCCGGCTGTTGCGGCGATGCACCCAGCTCTTCGGCCAGGCGTGAGAGATCAGTCCCACCGCTGTTGTACTTCAGCTGGCGGGCGACCTTCGTCTGCTTGGCCTTGGCCCGGCCGCGCCCCATGGCTCGACCCCCTCAACGACGGGGCTCGACGGCCCCAGAGTCTTGACACGCGTTCATGATTCAGAGCGGACTCTCGACGGAGAGACCGGCCCGTAGGGCTTTAACGGTACCTGCTTCCGCGGCCATACGGTACGTCGCCCGCATCACCGACCGCTCGGCACGACCGGCAGGACGCCCCGTCCCCGCTGGTCAGCTGCGATTTTAACCTGTCCCGTCCGGCGACCCGCCGACGGGTGGTGAGGGATGTCTCCTTCACCACCCGTGATCCCTTACGCAGCGCTCAGAGATCGTTACGCGAGCGCTCCGCAGGCCATTTCCATACTCACCGTGACGACGTCCGGTACGGTCCGTGACCGGATCGGCGTCCGCGAGGGTGTGCGGGCCCGCCCGGGGCCTTCCGTGCGCATGATCGGATCGCGATCGGCTTCGGTCGGACCCGAGCATTCTTGGACATTGAGGAGCAGGATCGGTCGCATTTTTGCTTTGCGACCGGCTAGAAAAATGGCCTGAACCGATCGGTACCGGCCCGGTCGGCCCGCCGCCGGGTGCCTCAGCCCCGCCGGGCGTCCGCCATCCGCTGTTCGGCCAGCCGGTCCGCCGCCGCGGCGGGCGGAATGCCGTCCTCCTTCGCACGAGCGAATATCGCCAGCGTGGTGTCGAAGATCTTCGCCGCCTTGGTCTTGCAGCGGTCGAAGTCGAAGCCGTGCAGCTCGTCGGCCACCTGGATGACGCCGCCGGCGTTCACCACGTAGTCCGGCGCGTAGAGGACGTCGCGGTCGGACAGGTCCTTCTCGACGCCGGGGTGGGCCAACTGGTTGTTGGCCGCGCCGCAGACCACCTTCGCGGTCAGCGCCGGTACGGACTCGTCGTTCAGGGCGCCGCCGAGGGCGCACGGCGCGTACACGTCCAGGCCCGGCGTACGGATCAGCGACCCGGTGTCCGGCGCCACCTGCACCTGCGGGTGCCGGCTGCGGACACGCTCGATCGATTCGGCACGCACATCCGTGATCACGACCTCCGCGCCGTCCTGGAGGAGGTGTTCGACGAGGTGGTGGCCCACCTTGCCGACGCCCGCGACGCCGACCTTGCGGCCGCGCAGCGTCGGGTCGCCCCACAGGTGCTGCGCCGAGGCGCGCATCCCCTGGAAGACACCGAAGGCGGTGAGGACGGAGGAGTCGCCGGCGCCGCCGTTCTCGGGGGAGCGGCCGGTGGTCCACTTGTTGGTGCGGGCGACGACGTCCATGTCCGCGACGTACGTGCCGACGTCGCACGCGGTCACGTAGCGGCCGCCGAGGGAAGCCACGAACCGGCCGTATGCGAGCAGGAGTTCTTCGGTCTTGATCAATTCGGGGTCACCGATGATCACGGCCTTACCGCCACCGTGGTCGAGACCGGCGAGGGCGTTCTTGTACGACATGCCACGGGAGAGGTTCAGGGCGTCCAGCACCGCCTCCTCCTCGGAGGCGTACGCGTGGAAGCGGGTGCCGCCGAGGGCCGGGCCGAGGGCGGTGTCGTGGATGGCGATGACGGCCCGCAGACCGCTGGCGCGGTCCTGGCAGAGGACGACTTGCTCGTGGCCACCCTGCTCGGAACGGAACAGGGTGTGCAGGACTCCGCCGTCGGCGCTGACGGAGGAAGGACGTACGTCGGTCACGGTGGTGACTCCCATAAGTCGCGGAGGACGCTCTCCGGCGGCTCCTTAGGGCTTGTGGCAGGAGGAGGGCCGGAGGGCCGGTCGGGAAGAGAGTAAGACCTGGGGGCGCGCTGATCGGTGCAGTGCGGAGGATCACCCTCTCCTGAGGGACGGGCGTGGGACGATTTGCCGTATCCCGAGCCGGGTGGCGTGAGTCAACTCCCGGCACTTTGCACCACTTTGCCAATCTTTGCGGTAGTTCTGCGGACGCACGTCGCAGGAGACAAAGGAGCGGGCGTGGCCTTGGCGTCGTCGGTGATGGTCCCGTACGCGGCATATCTACGGGTCTACGAGCCGCTGGCAGCGTTCCCCGAACCGGAGCGCTCCTACTGGGCGCGCTATGCCCGGCGCGCGGAGACCCCCACGGTTCAGGACGAACTTCGGCGGTCTCTGGCCGATTTGCTGCCGACCCCGCCGGTCCCGGTCCCGGTCCACGAGAGCAGCGACGCCTTCGTCACGGTCGTGGACGGGGTGACGTGCGTCTGCCCCTGGCGGACGCGGCTGCGGGGTTGGCAGGCCCTGGAAGAGCTGTCCGAACTCCTCCCGGCGCCGGTGCTGGACGCGGCGCTGCCCCCGGTGGTGCGGCGCCAGGCGGCCGCGGACTACGAGGAGTGGCTGGAGCGCAATCCGGACGCCCGGCCCTGGATCCGTACCGCCACCTGGCACGTACCGGTGCGCTGGTTCGCGCTCTTCGGGGACGGCGAGCGGGAGTACACCAAGAGCGAGCACGGGCCGGTGCTGCGGTACCGGACGCCCATGGTGCAGGCGCGGCGCCGGGTGGCGCGGGGCCTGCGCACGCTGCGCGACTCCCTGGAGGAGGGGCCGTTGATCGACGGCCTGGTGGACGTGGGCCGGTGGCTGGAGGAGTTCCATCCGAGGGCGCTGGTGGAGCTGGACTACGGCGGACTGGTGCACGCGGTGCCCGAGGGGCAGCTCGCCGAGGACCGGTCGGCCGCCGAGGTGGCGGAGGGGCTGGCGGCGCTGCGCGAGGGGGACAGCGACCGGGCCGGCGAGGCGTACGAGAAGCTGTCGGACCGCTGGCGCGAGGTGCGCGAGCGTCAGTTCGCCAGTTGAGACGAGCGCTTCCCCGGTCGTCGGCCGTCCCGCGGAACGACAAAATGATCTGCGGCTGCCGAGGCTCGTGCACACTACTGACACGGGGGGCGTGGGACGTAGGTCCCGATCCGGGCGATTGCCTCAAGGGTGACCTAAAGCACTGACTTCGGGCCTTGCGGCCA
Proteins encoded in this region:
- a CDS encoding Leu/Phe/Val dehydrogenase gives rise to the protein MGVTTVTDVRPSSVSADGGVLHTLFRSEQGGHEQVVLCQDRASGLRAVIAIHDTALGPALGGTRFHAYASEEEAVLDALNLSRGMSYKNALAGLDHGGGKAVIIGDPELIKTEELLLAYGRFVASLGGRYVTACDVGTYVADMDVVARTNKWTTGRSPENGGAGDSSVLTAFGVFQGMRASAQHLWGDPTLRGRKVGVAGVGKVGHHLVEHLLQDGAEVVITDVRAESIERVRSRHPQVQVAPDTGSLIRTPGLDVYAPCALGGALNDESVPALTAKVVCGAANNQLAHPGVEKDLSDRDVLYAPDYVVNAGGVIQVADELHGFDFDRCKTKAAKIFDTTLAIFARAKEDGIPPAAAADRLAEQRMADARRG
- a CDS encoding DUF3073 domain-containing protein, with protein sequence MGRGRAKAKQTKVARQLKYNSGGTDLSRLAEELGASPQQPAQQQPPNGEPFEDDEDDDPYARYADLYNRDDDDEDEGNSSQQRRRA